AAATCGCTGGAAGAACTAAATTCCATCTTGGAATTAATTAGTAATTCTAAGGTTTCACAACTGGCACAATCTATTGATAGTGTTAACCCGGAAAGGAAGACCATGGTAAGGAGTGAATCAACTGAGGTATTTGAAATCTGAATATTGACAAATTCAGTCCTATACTACCATTACTAGCCCTTTCTGATATTTCATAATCTAACTTTGGTCAAGAACTATTTTACTCATCCTCTCTTAAGGGGTGAAATGATTGAGTATAGACAATACCAGCAGGACATTGTAAATAGGGCATTATACAAGAATTCATTAATTGTGATTCCAACTTCATTAGGAAAAACAATTGTTGCCTTATTAGTTTGTCTTGACATTTTACTTAACTGGAAAAAATCAAAGATCCTAATTCTTGCTCCTACTCGCCCATTGGTGTTCCAACATTTTGAATTATTCAAAATGAATACTCTGCTTTCAGGCCAATGCGTTGCGCTAACAGGAAAGATAGCACCAGAAATTAGAAAAACGATTTGGAAATCCTCTTCAATTAGGGTATACTTTGCTACACCCGAGTTAGTAAAGAATGATATCCAGGATAGTATACTTAAAAAAGATGAATTTTATTTAATAGTATTTGATGAGGCCCAACGAGCCGTTAAGGACTATAGTTATACATCTATTTCTAAACAATTTTACAAAAATTCTGATCATGATAAACTCCCACTAGTCATAGGGTTATCTGCTAGCCCCGGAGCTAAAGAAGAAAAAATTAAAGAGATCTGTTCAAATCTGTTTATAGAGCAAATCATTGCCAAATCTGAACGAGATGATGATGTGTTACCCTATGTTTTTGAAACCCACGTAGAACATTGCTCAATCGAGATGAATGATTATCATAAGGATCTATCCGCCTTGTTGAATTCCATGATTTACGATAATATCAACTGGTTAATCAATAATCGTTTCATAAAAAAGAAGAAAGTTGAAAGTGTATATAGAAAGGATCTCTTGTCACTTGGGGACTATATAAAATCGAATTTAGATCCAAAAAATATGAACTTTTTCCTATTGACTGCATTAAAGTTTCAATCTTTATCCTTGATTTTGTTATACTGTCGTGATTTAGTTGAATCTCAAGGCAGCTTTACTCTAAAAAAATTTTTAGACAATGCTAAAGAGAACTCCGAAAGTAAAACTTATCAGGAACTATTTTTAGATTCACGAATAAAGGAAATAATCAAAATATTAAAGGATCATGATAACGAGCCTCCCCCTAAATTAGAAAAGGTATTATCGGTAGTTAGTCAGTTCCTTGATTCGAGAGGAGATATAAAAACAGCCAAGGATTCGCTTAGGGATACTGATAATGTTACTACTAAGCAGAGTGATTCTGATTACGAAGACAAACAGATTCCTACTAATTATCAAAAAAAGATTTTGATTTTTTCGCAATATCGTGATACGCTTGAAGAAATCACAACCTTTCTAAATGACAATGGTATATCTTGCAAGGGATTTTACGGTCAATCAAATAAAAATGGACAGAAAGGTCTCACTCAGGATAAACAATTATCTATTCTTGGTGATTTTAGACTTGGAAAATTCCCGGTACTTGTTGCTACGTCAGTTGCAGAGGAGGGGCTTAACATCCCAAATGTTGATCTTGTGCTGTTTTATGAACCTGTACCAAGCGAGATTAGGTTTATACAAAGAAAAGGAAGGACGGGTAGGTTTTCCAATGGAAAGGTGATCATTCTAATTTCTGAAGATTCTATCGATACAAAATATTTAGAGATCTCCAAAAGAAGAGTTAATAGAATGAAATCAAGTCTTCAGAATACAAACTTTACTTTGGAAAAATATGGCAAAAGAGCTTTCGAAAATCCAGATAAAATGCTTGAATCTGAACTCTTCTTTCTCTACGAAAAATCCAAAAAATGTTCTGAATTTGTAAAGGAAGATAATTACAACGAAAGTACTAATCCTATTTTGGACTCTATTTCTTCAAATTCTAATAAGAAAATTAAAGGCCTTATGAAGAGATTGTCCTATCGTCATCGGAGTTCCAATGATTCAGAATTATCTGCATCTTTTACAAGAAAAAACTTGGAAGATCTTTATGAAATCTCTTTGAATTTGGATAGAAAGAAAATAGTCGAGAGAGTTCAAAGACAAATTCATGACTTACTCGGAAAGGCTGGAAAAAATGGACTCGAAGTTTCATATCTAAATGAGGTAGTAGGCCTTGATCAAGAGATTATCAGAAAGGCCATAGAAAACCTGACCAAAATGAAACGAACTGTGTGGGTAAATAAGAATACAATTGCATTAATCGAATCTGTCAAGTTTCTGCCCGGCCATAAATACTCTATATCCATTGAAAAGATTGTGATGGGTAAAGCAATTGTAATTGTTAATGAAAAGTGGTATGCTTCCCTGAAACACCAAGATTAC
The Candidatus Nitrosocosmicus arcticus DNA segment above includes these coding regions:
- a CDS encoding helicase-related protein, with the translated sequence MIEYRQYQQDIVNRALYKNSLIVIPTSLGKTIVALLVCLDILLNWKKSKILILAPTRPLVFQHFELFKMNTLLSGQCVALTGKIAPEIRKTIWKSSSIRVYFATPELVKNDIQDSILKKDEFYLIVFDEAQRAVKDYSYTSISKQFYKNSDHDKLPLVIGLSASPGAKEEKIKEICSNLFIEQIIAKSERDDDVLPYVFETHVEHCSIEMNDYHKDLSALLNSMIYDNINWLINNRFIKKKKVESVYRKDLLSLGDYIKSNLDPKNMNFFLLTALKFQSLSLILLYCRDLVESQGSFTLKKFLDNAKENSESKTYQELFLDSRIKEIIKILKDHDNEPPPKLEKVLSVVSQFLDSRGDIKTAKDSLRDTDNVTTKQSDSDYEDKQIPTNYQKKILIFSQYRDTLEEITTFLNDNGISCKGFYGQSNKNGQKGLTQDKQLSILGDFRLGKFPVLVATSVAEEGLNIPNVDLVLFYEPVPSEIRFIQRKGRTGRFSNGKVIILISEDSIDTKYLEISKRRVNRMKSSLQNTNFTLEKYGKRAFENPDKMLESELFFLYEKSKKCSEFVKEDNYNESTNPILDSISSNSNKKIKGLMKRLSYRHRSSNDSELSASFTRKNLEDLYEISLNLDRKKIVERVQRQIHDLLGKAGKNGLEVSYLNEVVGLDQEIIRKAIENLTKMKRTVWVNKNTIALIESVKFLPGHKYSISIEKIVMGKAIVIVNEKWYASLKHQDYFGPRALLKKGNTFNIIGEMYRSAGILHLIVKKII